In Sporosarcina psychrophila, a genomic segment contains:
- a CDS encoding YceI family protein, translated as MTKWTVDASHTGVGFSVKHMMVSKVRGRFTGVEGTIEGNPEDLTGANINFTIDATTIHTNSDDRDNHLRSADFFDTETFPTITFVSTDIVKKGDNEYDVTGDMTVKDVTKKVTFEAEYEGTGKNPWGVDVAAFEVEGKISRKEFGLTWNQALEAGGVLVGDDIKITIDLQANPAQ; from the coding sequence ATGACAAAATGGACAGTAGACGCTTCACATACAGGTGTTGGTTTTTCAGTTAAGCATATGATGGTTTCTAAAGTAAGAGGACGTTTTACAGGCGTAGAAGGTACAATCGAAGGGAATCCTGAAGATTTGACGGGTGCTAACATCAACTTCACAATCGACGCTACAACAATTCATACCAATAGCGACGATCGTGACAACCACCTTCGTTCTGCTGATTTCTTCGATACAGAAACATTCCCGACAATCACATTCGTTTCAACAGATATCGTAAAAAAAGGCGATAACGAATATGACGTTACTGGCGATATGACAGTTAAAGATGTAACGAAAAAAGTTACATTCGAAGCTGAGTATGAAGGTACAGGTAAAAACCCTTGGGGCGTAGACGTAGCTGCTTTCGAAGTCGAAGGGAAAATTTCAAGAAAAGAATTTGGTCTTACATGGAACCAAGCGCTTGAAGCAGGCGGCGTTCTTGTAGGTGACGACATTAAAATCACAATCGATTTACAAGCAAACCCAGCTCAATAA
- a CDS encoding manganese-dependent inorganic pyrophosphatase: MGKVFVFGHKNPDTDSISSAISYAYLKQQLGMNAEAVRLGDVTNETAYALEYFGFEAPRFIEKAAPEVAKVILVDHNEKQQSVDDIDDVQVIEVVDHHRIANFETNDPLYYRAEPVGCTATILNKLYKENGVEIPKNIAGLMLSALISDSLLFKSPTYTDQDRAAVEELIAITGVDAQEYGLAMLKAGADLSGKTLEDLVKLDAKEFGINEVKIEIAQVNAIDINDVMNRQADLEDLLYRVIAEKGLDLFLFVVTDILNNDSIVLALGKEAGRASEAFNVTLVNNTATLKGVVSRKMQIVPVLTEALK; this comes from the coding sequence ATGGGAAAAGTTTTTGTTTTTGGACATAAAAATCCTGATACCGATTCAATTTCATCGGCAATCAGTTACGCGTATTTAAAGCAGCAATTGGGAATGAATGCAGAAGCAGTAAGACTCGGTGATGTAACGAATGAAACGGCATATGCGCTTGAATATTTTGGTTTTGAAGCGCCACGTTTTATCGAAAAAGCCGCGCCAGAAGTAGCGAAAGTCATTCTCGTCGACCATAATGAAAAACAGCAAAGTGTGGATGATATTGATGATGTGCAAGTAATCGAAGTTGTCGATCATCATAGAATTGCTAACTTTGAAACGAACGATCCTCTCTATTACCGTGCAGAGCCGGTAGGATGTACGGCAACGATTTTAAACAAACTATATAAAGAAAACGGTGTTGAAATACCGAAAAATATTGCTGGGCTTATGCTGTCTGCACTTATTTCGGATTCACTATTATTCAAGTCACCGACGTATACAGACCAAGACCGTGCTGCGGTTGAAGAATTGATTGCTATCACAGGTGTGGATGCACAAGAATATGGACTGGCTATGTTGAAAGCTGGTGCAGATTTAAGTGGTAAAACGCTCGAAGATCTTGTGAAACTTGATGCGAAAGAATTTGGTATCAATGAAGTGAAGATTGAAATTGCACAAGTGAATGCAATTGACATCAATGATGTTATGAATCGTCAAGCCGATTTGGAAGACCTTCTATACCGTGTCATTGCTGAAAAAGGGCTCGACCTGTTTTTGTTTGTCGTAACTGACATATTGAACAACGACTCAATCGTATTGGCACTTGGTAAAGAAGCGGGGCGCGCTAGCGAAGCATTCAATGTTACACTCGTGAACAACACGGCAACATTGAAAGGTGTCGTCTCCCGTAAGATGCAAATTGTTCCAGTATTGACTGAAGCATTGAAATGA
- the murB gene encoding UDP-N-acetylmuramate dehydrogenase has product MSKHQWYEELQKTITTGTLLIDESLCKYTMTKLGGAADLLVIPGTIDETEATVRYAYKNNIPLLLLGNGSNMVVRDGGVRGIVLHLSQLNTIRIEGSLVHAEAGALIIDVSKRAAATTLSGIEFACGIPGSIGGAMAMNAGAYGGEIKDIIVQATVLTKAGERLVLSKEQLELGYRKSIISQEGYYVLSADFQLAQGDQGVIDGKVADLTFQRESKQPLEYPSAGSVFKRPPGYFAGKLIQDCGLQGKGHGGAEVSLKHAGFIVNKDNATASDYIQTINMVKAEVKKVFGVELELEVKIVGEEITE; this is encoded by the coding sequence ATGTCGAAACATCAATGGTATGAAGAACTTCAGAAAACAATTACAACAGGTACATTATTAATTGACGAGTCACTATGTAAATACACGATGACAAAACTTGGAGGAGCTGCAGACCTTCTTGTCATACCTGGAACAATAGATGAAACAGAGGCGACAGTACGTTACGCATATAAAAATAATATTCCATTATTATTACTCGGAAACGGGTCGAATATGGTCGTCAGGGATGGCGGTGTAAGAGGAATTGTCCTTCACTTGTCACAACTCAATACGATAAGGATTGAAGGATCACTTGTGCATGCCGAGGCGGGGGCACTAATCATTGACGTTTCAAAACGTGCGGCAGCGACTACACTGTCGGGTATCGAATTTGCCTGTGGAATTCCAGGCTCCATCGGGGGCGCAATGGCGATGAATGCCGGCGCGTATGGTGGGGAGATAAAAGATATAATTGTGCAGGCAACAGTGTTAACGAAAGCTGGAGAGCGGTTAGTTCTTTCAAAAGAACAACTTGAGCTCGGTTATAGGAAGAGTATTATATCGCAAGAGGGCTACTACGTTCTCTCGGCAGATTTCCAACTCGCACAAGGAGACCAGGGTGTCATTGATGGGAAGGTAGCAGACTTAACCTTCCAGCGTGAATCAAAGCAACCGCTTGAGTATCCATCGGCCGGAAGTGTGTTCAAACGACCACCGGGCTATTTTGCGGGCAAACTTATTCAAGACTGCGGTCTTCAGGGAAAAGGGCATGGCGGAGCAGAAGTTTCATTGAAGCATGCTGGTTTTATCGTCAATAAAGATAATGCGACCGCATCCGATTACATTCAGACAATTAACATGGTGAAAGCGGAAGTGAAAAAAGTATTCGGCGTTGAACTGGAACTTGAAGTGAAAATCGTCGGCGAAGAAATAACGGAATAA
- the hmpA gene encoding NO-inducible flavohemoprotein has product MLSQETITIIKSTVPVLEQHGKTITTVFYKNMFEAHPELLNIFNHANQSQGRQQNALAGLVYAAAANIDNLSAVLPAVVQVAHKHKSLNITPEQYPIVGYYLLGAIKEVLGEAATPEIIGAWGEAYEVIAGVFIGIEKEMYAKAEEMDDGWKTFKDFVIADKVVESDVITSFYLKPVDGKKVPSYKPGQYITLRVTIPGEDYILNRQYSLSQAPTGDSYRISVKREDEVTPNGKMSVNLHREMNVGDTVEVSVPAGVFHLDMESKNPVTLISGGVGITPMMSMYESIAKTTPERPAAFLHSARTRKHQAFDAKLRTLNESMPSSTYAVLYSDEGDGFINPDFLAANVIEGSDIFVCGPTPFMQAVIKGLYALGVPEEKINFEFFGPAEELELVNA; this is encoded by the coding sequence ATGCTATCACAAGAAACCATTACCATTATCAAATCAACCGTACCTGTATTGGAGCAACACGGTAAAACAATTACAACAGTGTTTTATAAAAATATGTTCGAGGCTCACCCTGAACTGTTGAACATCTTCAACCATGCCAATCAATCCCAAGGACGTCAACAAAACGCACTTGCAGGACTGGTTTACGCGGCAGCTGCAAATATCGATAACCTCAGCGCTGTTTTACCTGCTGTCGTTCAAGTTGCGCACAAACACAAATCACTCAACATTACACCAGAACAATATCCAATCGTCGGCTACTACCTATTAGGCGCTATAAAAGAAGTATTAGGTGAAGCTGCAACTCCCGAAATTATTGGTGCTTGGGGAGAAGCCTATGAAGTTATCGCAGGTGTCTTCATCGGTATCGAAAAGGAAATGTATGCCAAAGCTGAGGAAATGGATGACGGCTGGAAAACATTCAAAGACTTTGTAATCGCGGATAAAGTAGTTGAAAGTGATGTTATTACATCATTCTATTTAAAACCTGTTGATGGCAAAAAAGTACCCTCATACAAACCAGGACAATACATCACGTTACGTGTCACAATTCCAGGCGAAGACTATATCTTGAATCGCCAATACAGTTTGTCACAAGCACCAACAGGCGACTCCTACCGCATTTCTGTTAAACGCGAAGATGAAGTCACACCGAACGGTAAAATGTCCGTTAACCTTCATCGTGAAATGAATGTCGGTGACACAGTTGAAGTTAGTGTTCCAGCGGGTGTATTCCACCTTGATATGGAAAGTAAAAATCCAGTGACACTTATTAGCGGCGGTGTTGGTATCACGCCAATGATGAGCATGTATGAATCCATCGCCAAAACAACACCAGAACGGCCGGCTGCATTCCTACATTCGGCACGTACACGCAAACACCAAGCATTCGATGCAAAATTACGCACGTTGAATGAATCTATGCCTAGTTCCACATATGCCGTGCTCTACTCAGATGAGGGGGATGGCTTTATCAACCCCGACTTCCTTGCCGCTAACGTCATTGAAGGCAGCGATATCTTTGTTTGTGGGCCAACACCTTTCATGCAAGCTGTCATTAAAGGTCTATATGCACTCGGTGTTCCAGAAGAAAAAATAAACTTCGAATTCTTCGGCCCTGCTGAGGAACTAGAACTTGTAAACGCATAA
- a CDS encoding histidine kinase: MGKVKGRMDESILVCVYYGPNGERLIRRGHKIATIMDCPMYILTVDPLPYDEFDAEKSEYIDRWKELAEELEVEDFIIRDNEKRTSAKVIKEVAHTHNITQIILGQTAQSRWEEITKGSFMNVLLREITFVDFHVVSVDRAIRDEIDGMFEKGVRAYLVEDSNGFRVNFTLSKEVRFEGIFFKEVGTDFNNGIFKFMSNNKMCQVHITDDQVTDPALLSCKNAR, translated from the coding sequence ATGGGCAAAGTAAAAGGTCGTATGGACGAGAGTATTCTCGTTTGTGTCTACTACGGTCCAAATGGTGAGCGTCTCATTAGGCGCGGACATAAAATTGCAACGATCATGGATTGTCCAATGTATATTTTAACAGTGGACCCGCTTCCTTATGATGAATTTGACGCGGAAAAATCCGAATATATCGATCGTTGGAAAGAACTCGCTGAAGAACTCGAAGTAGAAGATTTCATAATCCGGGATAATGAAAAACGTACTTCCGCAAAAGTTATTAAGGAAGTAGCTCATACACATAACATTACCCAAATCATTCTTGGGCAAACTGCTCAGAGTAGATGGGAAGAGATTACTAAAGGTTCGTTCATGAACGTATTGTTACGAGAAATCACATTCGTTGACTTCCATGTCGTTTCTGTCGATCGCGCCATCAGAGACGAGATTGACGGCATGTTCGAAAAAGGCGTACGTGCCTACTTAGTCGAAGACAGTAACGGTTTCCGCGTCAACTTCACGCTTTCAAAAGAAGTTCGCTTTGAAGGTATTTTCTTCAAAGAAGTTGGAACTGACTTCAACAATGGGATCTTCAAATTCATGAGTAACAATAAAATGTGCCAAGTGCACATTACAGACGACCAAGTAACCGACCCTGCACTGCTCTCTTGTAAAAACGCCAGATGA
- a CDS encoding FAD-dependent oxidoreductase produces MSNSLWLSTAYPREPYPKLEGDVTCDVCIIGGGLSGIANAYFLAKEGKDVILLEKDTILAGATGNSTGKLTAQHDFVYAKLLKQFGRDNAKMYFEVNEEAVQFGKSIAIKDELKAADSILYSQSKLGTELLRYEMNAYKELGIPGELGRNSELPIQIDATLTLNNESQIHPVRFGQHLARLAVEAGARIYEHSDVLLMDLKKRLLSMKSGHEVQFKELILCSHYPIEALRGLQIMKLSVDRSYIVAAEGDMPLRGQYIAVDEPKRSIRTAQIDGKTYFLLSGESHQAGMESDTQIHYNRLYTDLQDVYNLSPLTHGWSAQDPQTPDLIPYAGIISSSMPYVYLSTGYRKWGLSNSMASARIISDLIVGKENRASELYSPDRTGFGTFLLQALKNTGLVLKEFTGGHITRTDSPICTHMGCRTRWNAGDETWDCPCHGSRFRKDGSVLEGPATKPLDLK; encoded by the coding sequence ATGTCCAATTCATTATGGCTTAGTACTGCATATCCACGTGAACCATATCCAAAACTTGAGGGCGATGTCACCTGCGACGTCTGCATCATCGGGGGCGGACTAAGTGGAATTGCAAACGCCTATTTTCTAGCTAAAGAAGGGAAAGATGTTATCCTTCTCGAAAAAGATACAATCCTAGCGGGAGCTACGGGCAACTCCACGGGAAAACTGACTGCCCAACATGACTTCGTTTATGCAAAGTTACTAAAACAGTTTGGACGAGACAATGCAAAAATGTATTTTGAAGTGAACGAAGAAGCCGTTCAATTTGGGAAATCTATTGCAATAAAAGATGAATTAAAGGCAGCTGACTCCATTCTTTATTCTCAATCTAAGCTGGGCACTGAATTACTCCGTTATGAGATGAATGCATACAAGGAACTTGGCATCCCAGGTGAACTAGGGAGGAATTCTGAATTACCGATTCAGATTGACGCAACACTTACATTGAATAACGAAAGTCAGATTCACCCTGTGCGATTCGGACAACATCTTGCGCGTCTTGCGGTTGAAGCAGGTGCGCGTATTTACGAACATTCGGATGTTTTATTAATGGATTTAAAGAAACGTCTACTTTCTATGAAATCGGGACATGAAGTTCAGTTCAAGGAACTAATATTATGTTCACACTACCCGATTGAAGCACTGCGTGGGCTACAAATTATGAAATTGTCTGTCGATCGGTCTTATATCGTCGCGGCAGAAGGTGATATGCCACTTCGCGGGCAGTATATTGCAGTCGATGAACCAAAACGGTCCATCCGAACGGCACAAATCGATGGAAAAACGTATTTTCTGCTGTCTGGGGAAAGTCATCAGGCGGGAATGGAAAGCGATACACAGATACATTACAATCGGCTTTACACCGATTTGCAAGATGTGTATAACCTCTCTCCCCTGACTCATGGCTGGTCCGCGCAAGACCCGCAGACACCCGATCTGATTCCATACGCGGGAATTATTTCTTCTAGCATGCCTTACGTCTATTTAAGTACGGGATATCGAAAATGGGGACTATCGAATTCAATGGCGAGCGCCCGGATTATCAGCGATCTAATTGTCGGCAAAGAGAATCGTGCTTCCGAACTTTATTCGCCTGATCGAACAGGGTTTGGTACATTCTTACTGCAAGCTTTGAAAAATACTGGGCTTGTCTTAAAAGAGTTTACTGGCGGTCATATTACACGGACGGACTCCCCCATCTGTACGCATATGGGCTGCCGGACGAGGTGGAATGCCGGCGATGAAACATGGGATTGCCCGTGCCACGGCTCACGCTTTCGAAAAGACGGCTCCGTCCTCGAAGGCCCTGCGACGAAACCACTTGATTTGAAATAG
- a CDS encoding DsbA family oxidoreductase, with translation MKIEIWSDYVCPFCYIGKRRLEEALEQTGLGEKAEVVFKAYELDPNSPAVSDTLMTEVLAKKYGMSVEEAKKMTDNVVDQAKSVGLNYNFDVMTPANTFNAHRLAKLAEQEGFDKTVSESLLKAYFIDGEKIGAEDVLLRIAEEAGISRDRAKAVLDSDEFADDVRMDIAEAQQIGVKGVPFFVIDRKYAISGAQPAEAFANALRQAAEEEV, from the coding sequence ATGAAAATTGAAATATGGTCAGATTATGTTTGTCCATTTTGTTATATTGGAAAGCGCAGATTAGAAGAGGCATTAGAGCAAACTGGTCTTGGGGAAAAGGCTGAAGTTGTTTTCAAAGCATATGAACTAGATCCGAATTCGCCCGCAGTATCCGATACACTGATGACAGAAGTCCTTGCGAAGAAGTATGGGATGAGTGTGGAAGAAGCGAAGAAGATGACTGATAATGTAGTGGACCAGGCAAAATCTGTGGGATTGAATTATAACTTTGACGTAATGACGCCAGCAAATACATTTAATGCACACCGTCTAGCGAAACTTGCTGAACAGGAAGGTTTCGATAAGACTGTATCGGAAAGTTTACTGAAAGCTTATTTCATAGATGGTGAAAAAATAGGTGCAGAAGACGTATTGCTTCGCATTGCCGAAGAAGCAGGAATTTCACGCGACCGTGCGAAAGCAGTTCTTGATTCTGATGAGTTTGCAGATGATGTAAGAATGGATATCGCAGAAGCCCAGCAAATAGGTGTGAAAGGTGTTCCGTTTTTCGTTATCGATCGCAAATATGCAATCTCAGGAGCGCAGCCGGCAGAAGCATTTGCAAATGCACTTCGACAAGCCGCGGAAGAAGAAGTTTAA
- a CDS encoding RrF2 family transcriptional regulator gives MRLTMYTDFSLRVLIYLGAKEPGELSTVQEISDTYNISKNHLTKVVHELGKMGLIETIRGRGGGIRMKVEPKDINVGKLVRRTEDDFHLVECFNSESNSCILSPVCRLKGALHEALNAYLAVLDNYTVADFIINKDELKAILFDHPL, from the coding sequence ATGCGTCTAACGATGTACACAGACTTTTCGTTGCGTGTTTTAATTTATCTGGGAGCAAAAGAGCCAGGGGAATTATCAACGGTCCAGGAAATTTCAGATACATACAATATCTCGAAAAATCATTTGACGAAAGTAGTGCACGAGCTAGGGAAGATGGGGTTAATCGAAACGATACGCGGTCGTGGTGGTGGCATCAGGATGAAAGTGGAACCTAAAGACATCAACGTTGGAAAACTAGTTCGAAGGACGGAAGATGATTTTCATCTTGTTGAATGTTTTAATTCTGAGTCGAATAGTTGTATTCTTTCCCCGGTTTGCCGATTAAAAGGTGCATTACACGAAGCGTTGAATGCTTATTTAGCAGTTTTAGATAACTATACAGTGGCAGATTTTATCATTAATAAAGATGAGCTCAAAGCGATTTTGTTTGACCATCCATTATGA